From the genome of Persephonella sp.:
TTAAGGCTGGTTTAGCATCCCCCACAGCCTGAGTATTAATCCCTCCACTATCGACAGAACCACTTATGGTAGCCTGGGTTATTGTATTTTCTTCTTCTTGCGTAGGTGGTTCTGTTTTTGGAATGCTAACTCTTCCTCCATTTGAACTATCAAAGCAGGAGGAAACAAAAATTGATGCAGTTAAAATACCTGCAGACAGAGAATACCGGAACAAATGCTTTCGCATGATAAATCCTCCCTCTTATTTGAATATCAGAAATTTTATATTTTTATTATTATTTTTCTGTGTTTTATAACTAATTATACAAAAATATTTTTTTATGTAGAAATTTTTTAGAAATTCTTTAGGAATTTAATGTGCAATAGTAGAGAAATTCCAGAGACATAAAATCAATCTCTGGAACGGAAGAGAAGATAATTTATTTAAATGATTATACCTTTAATGGTATGAATAAAACCGTTATAGCAGACTATATTTGCTGTTTCAATTTTGTTATTTTGGATTTTTGCATTTACATAGCAAGCGTTATCAATTAAGAATTCATAATCTTCTCTAATATGGCATTCTACGTCAACGGAAATTTTTATACCGCTCAGAGTTGTTAATTCTTTTATATCAAGCATTTCTTTTAATGTTATAGGTTCCTCTACTATATGATTTTCAAGAATTTCTTTTGCAAGTTTTTCATCTTTGAGAGCTTTTTCTACTATAGCAAGGGTTTCCGGTGATATATAATCAATTGTATTTTCAACAGGAACGAATAATGTCAAAGCTCCTTCTCTCAGATAATCTTCATATCCGGCAATATGTATAAGTTGAAAAAAGTGTGGATAAGCAAGTCCTTCTACCAGTCTATCATATATATTTGGTAATCCTTCGGCAGGTGGTTTCCATTTTTTCATCTTCTGGCCCTCCGGTTAGTTTTTACTAACAAAATAAATTATTTTTTAGATATTATCAAGTTTTCCTTCACGGGCAAATGAATAAAAATCTTTTTTCCCGACAATTATGTGGTCTAAGAGTTCAAATCCAATTTCAAGGGATAAGCGGTGTATAAGCTTTGTAAATTCTATATCCTCTTGTGAAGGATACGGAGGACCTTCAGGGTGATTATGAACAAGAATTATTCCATAAGCATTGTATTTAAAGGCTGGTTGGAAAATGTCCCGTGGTCTGACAGATACTACATTTATTGTTCCTAAAGCGACTGTTTCTTCTCCCAGTAGCTGGTTCATTGTGTTTGTGTATAAAACAAGCATTTGTTCTTTCTTTTCTCTGGATAGCCATTTTACGTGGGAATATACATCTTCCGGAGTAGAAAATATAGTGTTTTCTTCTTGATGCTCTATTCTTTTTAGAATTTCAAATATTGACAGGATTTGGAGTGCTTTTACTTTGCCTATACCTTTTATTTCTGTAAGCTGTTCAAGGGTTATATTTTTCATTGAGGATAAACCTTTGAATTTTTTTAGGAGCAGGTCCGCAAGTCCAAGAACATTAAGTTCCTTTGTTCCCTGTCCAAGAGAAAGTGCCAGTAGTTCTGCATCTGATAATGAAGAAAGGCCATATTTAAGAGCTTTCTCCCTTGGCATAAGCTCTTCCGGGAGGTCTTTTATTCTTTTTTTGTATATATATTTTTCAAATTTCATCCGCTCCCCCAATTTTTGATATAAATTTTATATAAAAATACCATTATGGAGAGGAAGATGAAAAAAATATTTATGGTTTTGGCTTTTGTGATTGGAATTATAGGATTCTCCCATGCCAGGGAAAATCCGGTTGTTGTTATTAAAACAAATATGGGTGATATTTATGTGGAACTTTATCCTGATAAAGCACCTTTAACAGTTAAAAATTTTCTTACCTATGTTAAAGAAGGATTTTATAATGGAACTATTTTCCATAGGGTTGTGAAAGGGTTTGTTATTCAGGGGGGAGGGTTTGATAAGGATTTAAATTATAAAAAGCCCACCCATCCTCCAATTAAAAATGAATCAAACAATGGTCTGTCCAATGTTAGAGGAACTATAGCTATGGCAAGAACTTCTGACCCCCATAGTGCAAACACCCAGTTTTTTATAAATCTTGCTGATAATACATATTTGGATTATGGAAAAAATCCACAAAAATGGGGATATACAGTTTTTGGGAAGGTCATAAAAGGAATGGATGTTGTTGATGAAATTGCTGAACTTCCTGTGGTGAATATTGGCTGGATGATGAATGTTCCTGTTAAGCCTGTTATTATAGAAAAAATAGAAATTGTGAAACCTGCTAAGAAGTAGGATTTCCATATCCCCCGCCGCCGGGGGTTTCAATTCTGATTATATCACCTGCTTGCAATTTTTCTGAAAATTTTGATGGTTTTATTTCTTCTTTACCATTTTTTATGACTATATTTTTACCTGTTTCTCCCGCTTCTCCTCCAAATAAACCGTAAGGAGCTATTTTTCTTCTTTCTGATATGACTGTTACCTGTGCATCTGCAAGGAGTTTTATTTCTCTGATAATTCCGTCTCCACCTCTATGGAAGCCATTTCCACCTGAGTTTTTTCTTATGGAATATCTGACAACCTGAAATGGATACTCAAACTCCAGAGCCTCAACAGGAGTGTTAAGGGTGTTTGTCATGTGGGACTGGATAGCACTTTCCCCGTCTGTTTTGACAGAAGCACCCATTCCGCCGCCGATGGTTTCGTAATATGTAAAAGATTGATCTGTTTCAGGATTTATTCCACCAATGGTTATGTTGTTCATTGTTCCCTGACTTGCTGCAGGTATTTCTTCCGGTATAGCTTTTGATAAAGCACCTAAAACCACATCAACAATTCTTTGTGAGGTTTCAACATTTCCTGCAGATACAGCTGCTGGATGAGTGCAATCAACAATTGTGCCTTTTCTGGTAATCACTTTTATTGGTTTGAAACAACCGGCATTTGTTGGAACATCAGAAGACAACAAAGACCTGAAAACATAATAAACAGCAGACATAGTTATTGCTTTTACTGCGTTTATGCTGCCCTCTGTTTGTGGGTCTGATTTTGTAAAATCAACTATAGCCTCATCATTTTTTATAGAGATTTCCACTGCTATTTTTATCTCTGTGTTTCCAAGTCCGTCGTCTTCCATGTAGTCTTCATAAGAATAAGCACCGTCGGGAATTTCTTTTATTTTGTTTCTCATTATTTTTTCTGAGTAGTCAAGAAGAGCATTCATATACAGATTTACAGTTTTTAGAGAGTATTTCTGAACAAGCTCTTTTAATCTTTTAATCCCTGTTATATTTGCCATTATTTGAGCATTAAAATCTCCTTCTCTCTCCTCCGGAGTTCTGACATTATTTTTAATTAAACTGAAAATCTCTTTATCAATCTGCCCTTTTTTAACCAGTTTTACAGGTGGAATGATAAATCCTTCCTGAAATATTGAGTTAGAGATTGGCATTGAACCAGGAGAAGCACCACCTATATCTGAATGGTGGGCACGGTTTGCCACAAAAAACTGGAGCTTTCCGTCTATAAAAACAGGGGCAATTAGTGTTATGTCAGGCAGGTGTGTTCCTCCTTTGTATGGGTCGTTTAGAACAACCATATCCCCTTCTTCAAAGGAAATAGATTTTATTGTTTCCAAAACAGACATTGGCATTGAGCCCAGATGAACAGGAATATGTGCAGCCTGAGCTATTAGCTCTCCTTTGCTGTTGAAAATTGCACAGGAAAAATCCCTTCTTTCTTTTATATTTGGGGAGTAAGAGGTTCTCTGGAGAATAACCCCCATTTCTTCTGCAATTGCTGAGGTTCTATTTTTGAAAACTTCCAGCAATATCGGATCTATCATAGTTATTCTCCGTAGATTATTGAATGGAGCCAGCTTTTTACCATATTTGCTAAATCAGATAAATCTGAGCCGTAAAAAATAATTTCAAATATCAGTGTATAAAGGAAAACAGACAGCATGCTGAAAAATACAAGTGTCTGGATAAACATTCCTGTATGGTAGTTCCTTTTTAAAACGGCATCAGAAGGATTAAAGGGATTGTAATAAACCTTGACTTTACTTCCTTCTGGGAATTTTTCAACCAGTTTTTTTATAGTTTCATAGTCAGATGCCATTTCTGTAAGGAAAATTCTGTCTGATATATACTCTTTGCCGTTTACAGTGTATTTATATTCTATATGGGGATAGTAGTAGTCATAGGCTATCGTTCTTTTGTCTTTCTGGATTTCGGATTTTATTATGATTCCTTCTGTTTTAGGCCATAGATATATCCTGATTAAACGGTATAGAAGATAAAGGGTTATAAGTCCTAATACTGTTACCCAAAAACCAAAAGGCAGAAACAAGAATTTTCTGTCCTCCATTTAAACCTCTATTATTATGTTGCCGTATAAATCTATTATAGCCTTTGCAAAAGGCGGCACAACCGTTGTTGAAGAATATTCAACTATTATTGCTGGACCATTAATTTCGTTATTTGCAAGTAGTTTATCTCTGTCTAAAACGGCTGTTTTATACTCCTTGCCATCAAAAATAACAGGTCTATGGTCTATTACTGCTTCTTGTGATATTTGTGCTGTTCCTTCTGTGATTTTTTCTATTTCAGGTTTTTCTTTGTAGCCTGTTGCCCTTAGTCTGATATTTACAATTTGAACAGGTTTTTCTGGCATTTTGTAGCCGTAATTTTTTTCATATATGTTGTGGAAATCCTCAATAAACTTTTCTGAAAACGGAACAAATATCTCAAAAGATTGCCCTTTGTATCTCATATCAAGGATTTTCTGGATTTTAATATTTTGCTGGTCTATACCTTCCTGTTTTAAATCTGTTATAGCTTTTTCCTTTAGGGTTTCGAAAAGCTGGTCTAAATGACTAAAGCTATTCTCTTTGGCATCAAGTAAAACAGTTAAGGAATAGTCTTTCACTATATCAGACAAAAGCATTCCAAAAGCAGAGAAAATACCCGGGTTTTTAGGAATTATTACCTTTGGGATACCTATTGATTTTGCTAAAAATGCAGCATGTAGTCCTCCTGCCCCTCCATAGACAAAAAGTGCAAAATCTTTTGGGTTATGACCTCTTTCAATGGATATTTTTCTTATGGCATTTTCCATTTTTGTATTGGCAATTGTTAGAACTCCTTCTGCGAGTTTTTCAACGGGAATATCCCATTCCTGTGCGTATTTTTCAAAGTATTTGTATGTTCTCTCATAATCTAATTTCATTTTTCCACCGAGGAAATAGTCAGGAAGCAGGCGACCTGTGATAAGGTTTGCATCTGTGACAGTGATTTTTTCACCTTTTCCATAGCAGATTGGTCCCGGGTCAGCACCGGCACTTTCAGGACCTACATTTAAAGCTCCACCCTCGTCCAGATATGCAATAGAACCGCCACCGGCACCCACCGTGTGAATATCGATAACAGGAACCTTTATAGGAAAATCCGATATTGTAGATTCTGTTGAAAATGGTATCTGATCATCTATTAGAGAAACATCTGTTGATGTTCCTCCCATATCAAAAGTAATTAGTCTGGTCTGGCCTATTAGCCGTCCTATGTGGTATGCTCCAACCACACCACCAGCAGGGCCTGATAAGACTGTTCTAACCGGTTCTTTTTTTGCGATCTCCGGTGAAATTACTCCACCGTTTGATTGGATTATCCTAAACTGGTCTTCCGGTAATAGATTTTCCTGTATATAGCTTATGTAATAGTTCATCTTAGGCATTACATAAGAGTTAATAACAACTGTTGAGGAACGTTCATACTCTCTGAACTCTGGAATTAATTCATGAGAAACCGTTACATAAAAGCCATTTTGAATAAGTTTTTCTTTGAGTATTTTTTCATGTTCAGGATTTAAAAATGAAAATAAGAATGAAACTGCTACAGACTGGATATTTTCCTGTTTTAGCAGCTGGATAATCTGCTCTATTTCTTTTTCATTTATATCTTGAATAATCTCACCTTTACTGTTTACACGGCAATTGATACCGTAGCAATGTTTTTGTTCAACAAGAGGCTCAGGTCTTCTGTAAAAAAAGTTATAAAGCTCTTTTCTGTTTTGTCTACCTATATAGATGATATCTTCAAAACCTTTATTTGTGATGAAAGCTGTTTTTGCTCCTTTCCTTTCAAGGACGGCATTGGTGGCGACAGTTGAACCATGGGTTATATCTTTTTTGTTGTCCTGGCCTATATGCTTTATTCCTTTTAAAACAGCAATGGCAGGATTTTCAGGGGTTGACAGGGTTTTGTAAATATGCCACTTTTCATCTTTTTTGTAAATAAAATCTGTAAAAGTTCCCCCTGTATCAACCCCTATGATTACCATTTACCTTTCCCAGTGAACCCTTATATATTTTGTTCCTTCAGGATACTGGAAGTTTAATTTTCCTTTGTATGCTTTATGAACAGCCTCTCCGATTCTCCTTGCAAGATGTTCATAGGTTGTAGTTATTGTTATTTTATTTCCTTCATCATTTATTTCTATTATTCTTTCAAGGGGTCTATATGCCATCTCTTCCTCTTCAACATTTCTTATAAGATTTAGAATTTCATCTTTATGGGATGCAAGGAATTCTCCTTCAAGGACAACAACTCCCCCTTCATATCTGTCCTCAATTCTTCTACATGCAGGACATATCATTTTTTCAGCGTTAGCAGGTGGAGGCTCAATCCACTGGAAAATACCATCGTGGAAAACCACTCCACATCTTTCACACACAGATGGGTCATGATATTTTTCCTTAGTAAAGTATGGGTCGTGTATATACTCTTTCAGCAGTCTGTCTTTTCTGTTGTTCATTTCAGGCCTCCTTAAAAAACGGTTATTATCATTATTAAATATAGAATTGGGTTATAATTATAACAACAACTGGAGGTGAGCGGCATGAGTTTAAAGGTTTATAACACCCTTTCAGGACAAAAAGAAGAATTTGTTCCTATAAATCCCGGTGAAGTCAAAATATACACCTGTGGTGTTACTGTTTACGATGTTAACCACGTAGGACACGGAAGAAGTTTAATTGTCTTTGATATGATAAGAAGGTATCTCAGGTATCTGGGATACAACGTTAAGTTTGTCAGAAATTTCACTGATGTTGATGACAAGATTATAAACAGGGCAAAAAATGAATGCTTACCTTTTACAGTAATAGCAGACAGATATATAAAAGAGTATTTTCAGGATGCTGAAAATTTCAGGATAGAGCCTGCAGATGTTGAACCAAGGGTAACAACCCATATCCCCGATATTATAGATTTTATCCAGAAGCTTATAGATAAAGGCTATGCCTATGAAGTTGAAGGGGATGTTTATTTTTCTGTTAGGAAATTTAAGGATTACGGAAAGCTATCCAAAAGAAGTGTTGATGAGCTGATAGCAGGTGCAAGGGTAGAACCTGGAGAAAAGAAAAAAGACCCACTTGATTTTGCACTCTGGAAAGCATCAAAAGCAGGAGAACCTGCATGGGATAGCCCATGGGGCAAAGGAAGACCTGGCTGGCATACAGAATGCTGTGCAATGATTTTTAAACATCTTGGTGAAACAATTGATATACATGGTGGAGGTTTAGACCTTACATTCCCTCACCATGAGAATGAGCTTGCTCAGGCAGAGGCTTTGTCTGAGAAACCATTTGCAAGATACTGGATACATAACGGGTTGGTTACAGTTAACGGCCAAAAAATGTCCAAATCTCTCGGAAATTATATAACCCTGAAAGAGATTTATTCTAAATATGAACCGGATATTCTTAGACTACTGGTTTTATCTGTTCATTACAGAAGTCCCCTTGATTTTTCATGGGAAAAGATGGAAGAAACCAAAAAGGCCTACGAAAGACTAAAAAATGCGATGGATGAGTATGAAATACTGGAAAAACTGCCGGAAAATCCAGATTTT
Proteins encoded in this window:
- a CDS encoding peptidylprolyl isomerase gives rise to the protein MVLAFVIGIIGFSHARENPVVVIKTNMGDIYVELYPDKAPLTVKNFLTYVKEGFYNGTIFHRVVKGFVIQGGGFDKDLNYKKPTHPPIKNESNNGLSNVRGTIAMARTSDPHSANTQFFINLADNTYLDYGKNPQKWGYTVFGKVIKGMDVVDEIAELPVVNIGWMMNVPVKPVIIEKIEIVKPAKK
- the cysS gene encoding cysteine--tRNA ligase, translating into MSLKVYNTLSGQKEEFVPINPGEVKIYTCGVTVYDVNHVGHGRSLIVFDMIRRYLRYLGYNVKFVRNFTDVDDKIINRAKNECLPFTVIADRYIKEYFQDAENFRIEPADVEPRVTTHIPDIIDFIQKLIDKGYAYEVEGDVYFSVRKFKDYGKLSKRSVDELIAGARVEPGEKKKDPLDFALWKASKAGEPAWDSPWGKGRPGWHTECCAMIFKHLGETIDIHGGGLDLTFPHHENELAQAEALSEKPFARYWIHNGLVTVNGQKMSKSLGNYITLKEIYSKYEPDILRLLVLSVHYRSPLDFSWEKMEETKKAYERLKNAMDEYEILEKLPENPDFEGHLYDAIAKAEQGFYAAMSDDFNTPEALAALFSLVREMNILKDKAVKEGGISKKALASYKEAAEVLHKIGKDIFGLFDSLQPCVEVEQIQVEKKEEAIDEELIETLLEVRNIARKQKNFEIADMIRDRLQQQGIIIEDTPVGTKWKKK
- the radC gene encoding DNA repair protein RadC, whose amino-acid sequence is MKFEKYIYKKRIKDLPEELMPREKALKYGLSSLSDAELLALSLGQGTKELNVLGLADLLLKKFKGLSSMKNITLEQLTEIKGIGKVKALQILSIFEILKRIEHQEENTIFSTPEDVYSHVKWLSREKKEQMLVLYTNTMNQLLGEETVALGTINVVSVRPRDIFQPAFKYNAYGIILVHNHPEGPPYPSQEDIEFTKLIHRLSLEIGFELLDHIIVGKKDFYSFAREGKLDNI
- a CDS encoding BCAM0308 family protein, translated to MNNRKDRLLKEYIHDPYFTKEKYHDPSVCERCGVVFHDGIFQWIEPPPANAEKMICPACRRIEDRYEGGVVVLEGEFLASHKDEILNLIRNVEEEEMAYRPLERIIEINDEGNKITITTTYEHLARRIGEAVHKAYKGKLNFQYPEGTKYIRVHWER
- a CDS encoding DUF3592 domain-containing protein encodes the protein MEDRKFLFLPFGFWVTVLGLITLYLLYRLIRIYLWPKTEGIIIKSEIQKDKRTIAYDYYYPHIEYKYTVNGKEYISDRIFLTEMASDYETIKKLVEKFPEGSKVKVYYNPFNPSDAVLKRNYHTGMFIQTLVFFSMLSVFLYTLIFEIIFYGSDLSDLANMVKSWLHSIIYGE
- a CDS encoding hydantoinase B/oxoprolinase family protein yields the protein MIDPILLEVFKNRTSAIAEEMGVILQRTSYSPNIKERRDFSCAIFNSKGELIAQAAHIPVHLGSMPMSVLETIKSISFEEGDMVVLNDPYKGGTHLPDITLIAPVFIDGKLQFFVANRAHHSDIGGASPGSMPISNSIFQEGFIIPPVKLVKKGQIDKEIFSLIKNNVRTPEEREGDFNAQIMANITGIKRLKELVQKYSLKTVNLYMNALLDYSEKIMRNKIKEIPDGAYSYEDYMEDDGLGNTEIKIAVEISIKNDEAIVDFTKSDPQTEGSINAVKAITMSAVYYVFRSLLSSDVPTNAGCFKPIKVITRKGTIVDCTHPAAVSAGNVETSQRIVDVVLGALSKAIPEEIPAASQGTMNNITIGGINPETDQSFTYYETIGGGMGASVKTDGESAIQSHMTNTLNTPVEALEFEYPFQVVRYSIRKNSGGNGFHRGGDGIIREIKLLADAQVTVISERRKIAPYGLFGGEAGETGKNIVIKNGKEEIKPSKFSEKLQAGDIIRIETPGGGGYGNPTS
- a CDS encoding fasciclin domain-containing protein; this translates as MKKWKPPAEGLPNIYDRLVEGLAYPHFFQLIHIAGYEDYLREGALTLFVPVENTIDYISPETLAIVEKALKDEKLAKEILENHIVEEPITLKEMLDIKELTTLSGIKISVDVECHIREDYEFLIDNACYVNAKIQNNKIETANIVCYNGFIHTIKGIII
- a CDS encoding hydantoinase/oxoprolinase family protein, producing the protein MVIIGVDTGGTFTDFIYKKDEKWHIYKTLSTPENPAIAVLKGIKHIGQDNKKDITHGSTVATNAVLERKGAKTAFITNKGFEDIIYIGRQNRKELYNFFYRRPEPLVEQKHCYGINCRVNSKGEIIQDINEKEIEQIIQLLKQENIQSVAVSFLFSFLNPEHEKILKEKLIQNGFYVTVSHELIPEFREYERSSTVVINSYVMPKMNYYISYIQENLLPEDQFRIIQSNGGVISPEIAKKEPVRTVLSGPAGGVVGAYHIGRLIGQTRLITFDMGGTSTDVSLIDDQIPFSTESTISDFPIKVPVIDIHTVGAGGGSIAYLDEGGALNVGPESAGADPGPICYGKGEKITVTDANLITGRLLPDYFLGGKMKLDYERTYKYFEKYAQEWDIPVEKLAEGVLTIANTKMENAIRKISIERGHNPKDFALFVYGGAGGLHAAFLAKSIGIPKVIIPKNPGIFSAFGMLLSDIVKDYSLTVLLDAKENSFSHLDQLFETLKEKAITDLKQEGIDQQNIKIQKILDMRYKGQSFEIFVPFSEKFIEDFHNIYEKNYGYKMPEKPVQIVNIRLRATGYKEKPEIEKITEGTAQISQEAVIDHRPVIFDGKEYKTAVLDRDKLLANNEINGPAIIVEYSSTTVVPPFAKAIIDLYGNIIIEV